A genomic window from Xenorhabdus cabanillasii includes:
- a CDS encoding N-acetylmuramoyl-L-alanine amidase, whose translation MAKLAFYQGFYQPEELHRTGGSSMSTAISSFKSTGVGTHFIIDKDGTIKQTASLKQYTYHIGKIRSKCIAENNCNSDEAKKIKGWGWNPKKNS comes from the coding sequence ATGGCAAAACTGGCCTTCTATCAGGGGTTTTATCAACCGGAGGAATTACATAGAACAGGAGGTTCAAGTATGTCAACAGCTATATCATCATTCAAATCAACAGGAGTTGGAACGCATTTTATTATAGACAAGGATGGTACAATAAAACAAACAGCTAGTTTAAAACAATATACATATCATATAGGAAAAATAAGATCTAAATGTATAGCAGAAAATAATTGTAATTCAGATGAAGCAAAAAAAATAAAAGGTTGGGGATGGAATCCGAAAAAAAATTCATGA
- the lysS gene encoding lysine--tRNA ligase — protein MSQQQQGAEQAPDLNNELKTRREKLATLRSNGIAFPNDFRRENISEDLHAKYDAKTQEELEALNIEVTIAGRMMTRRIMGKASFATLQDMGGRIQIYVSRDDLPEGIYNEQFKKWDLGDILGVRGKLFKTKTGELSIHCSELRLLTKALRPLPDKFHGLADQETRYRQRYLDLISNDESRKTFQIRSRVMSALRNFMISKNFMEVETPMMQVIPGGASARPFITHHNALDIDMYLRIAPELYLKRLVVGGFERVFEINRNFRNEGVSPRHNPEFTMMELYMAYADYQDLIVLTEELFRALTQDVLGTTLVKYGEQEFDFGKPFVKMTMKEAICKYRPETNVADLDDMDKAVAIAESLGIEVEKGWGLGRVQCEIFEETAESHLIQPTFITEYPAEVSPLARRNDDNPFITDRFEFFIGGREIGNGFSELNDAEDQAERFAEQVRQKDEGDDEAMFYDDDYVTALEHGMPPTAGLGIGIDRMVMLFTDSHTIRDVILFPAMRPNK, from the coding sequence ATGTCACAACAACAGCAGGGAGCTGAACAGGCTCCTGATTTAAATAACGAACTGAAAACACGCCGTGAAAAACTGGCTACACTGCGCAGCAACGGTATTGCATTCCCGAATGATTTTCGCCGTGAAAACATTTCTGAAGATCTGCATGCAAAATACGATGCCAAGACTCAGGAAGAGCTGGAAGCGCTGAATATTGAAGTGACTATTGCAGGTCGTATGATGACCCGCCGTATCATGGGTAAGGCATCTTTTGCAACCTTGCAGGATATGGGCGGCCGTATCCAGATCTACGTTTCCCGTGACGATCTGCCGGAAGGTATTTATAACGAACAGTTCAAAAAATGGGACTTAGGTGACATTTTAGGTGTACGCGGTAAATTATTTAAAACCAAAACCGGCGAGCTTTCCATTCATTGTAGTGAACTGCGTTTACTGACTAAAGCACTGCGTCCATTGCCGGATAAGTTCCACGGTCTGGCAGATCAGGAAACCCGTTACCGTCAGCGTTATCTGGATCTGATCTCGAATGATGAATCGCGTAAGACATTCCAGATCCGTTCCCGTGTAATGTCTGCGTTGCGTAATTTCATGATCAGCAAAAACTTCATGGAAGTTGAAACGCCGATGATGCAGGTGATCCCTGGCGGAGCGAGTGCGCGTCCATTTATTACTCACCACAATGCGCTGGATATCGACATGTATCTGCGTATAGCGCCAGAGCTTTACCTGAAACGTCTGGTGGTGGGTGGTTTTGAACGTGTGTTCGAAATCAACCGTAACTTCCGAAATGAAGGTGTTTCACCACGCCATAACCCAGAGTTCACCATGATGGAACTCTACATGGCCTATGCTGATTATCAGGATTTGATCGTTCTGACTGAAGAACTGTTCCGCGCACTGACTCAGGACGTGTTGGGTACAACTTTGGTCAAATACGGCGAGCAAGAGTTCGATTTTGGCAAACCTTTCGTGAAAATGACCATGAAAGAGGCAATTTGCAAATATCGCCCGGAAACCAATGTAGCGGATCTGGATGATATGGATAAAGCTGTTGCTATCGCTGAATCTCTTGGCATTGAAGTTGAAAAAGGTTGGGGATTGGGCCGTGTTCAGTGTGAAATCTTTGAAGAAACTGCGGAAAGCCATCTGATTCAGCCGACATTTATTACTGAATATCCGGCAGAAGTTTCTCCACTGGCACGTCGTAATGATGATAATCCCTTCATTACTGACCGTTTTGAATTCTTTATTGGTGGACGTGAAATCGGTAATGGTTTCTCTGAGCTGAACGATGCAGAAGATCAGGCAGAACGTTTTGCAGAGCAGGTTCGTCAGAAAGACGAAGGTGATGACGAAGCCATGTTCTACGATGATGACTACGTAACTGCACTGGAACATGGCATGCCACCAACAGCGGGTTTGGGTATTGGTATCGACCGCATGGTGATGCTGTTTACTGACAGCCATACCATTCGTGACGTGATCTTGTTCCCGGCCATGCGTCCGAACAAATAA
- the xerD gene encoding site-specific tyrosine recombinase XerD, producing MPSKHVLKTDVSEQSPSANPLIEQFLDTIWLEKDLAENTLASYRLDLQSLNNWLVHGGYDLLSVQSIELQSFLAERVDGGYKASSSARLLSAMRRLFQYLYREKMRTDDPTALLSAPKLPKRLPKDLSEKQVEDLLNAPSINQPIELRDKAMLEVLYACGLRVSELVGLTLSDVSLRQGVVRIVGKGNKERLVPLGEEALHWLEQYLEYGRPWLLNGIVSDVFFPSKRGTQMTRQTFWHRIKHYAVSAGIDSERLSPHVLRHAFATHLINHGADLRVVQMLLGHSDLSTTQIYTHVATERLKVLHQQHHPRG from the coding sequence GTGCCAAGCAAACACGTATTAAAAACTGATGTATCGGAACAAAGCCCATCGGCTAATCCCCTGATAGAACAATTTTTGGATACGATCTGGCTGGAAAAAGATCTGGCAGAAAACACATTGGCTTCTTATCGGCTTGATTTACAATCTCTGAATAATTGGCTGGTGCATGGTGGCTATGATTTGCTTTCTGTACAGTCTATCGAACTACAATCATTTTTGGCTGAACGGGTGGATGGTGGTTATAAAGCCAGTAGCTCTGCACGTTTGTTGAGTGCCATGCGCAGATTGTTTCAGTATCTCTATCGTGAAAAAATGCGGACGGATGATCCAACCGCGCTTTTATCTGCTCCCAAATTACCTAAGCGCTTACCAAAAGATTTAAGCGAAAAGCAGGTTGAAGATTTGCTAAACGCTCCCTCGATTAATCAACCAATAGAACTGCGGGATAAAGCGATGCTTGAAGTGCTTTATGCCTGTGGGTTACGCGTATCCGAATTGGTTGGGTTAACATTATCGGATGTGAGTTTACGTCAGGGTGTTGTCAGGATCGTGGGTAAAGGGAACAAAGAGAGGTTAGTTCCTTTAGGAGAAGAAGCTCTCCACTGGCTGGAACAATATCTAGAGTATGGACGCCCATGGTTACTGAATGGCATAGTGTCCGATGTATTTTTTCCCAGTAAACGGGGAACACAGATGACGCGCCAGACTTTTTGGCATCGGATCAAACATTATGCTGTATCGGCTGGTATTGATTCCGAACGTTTATCCCCGCACGTTTTACGTCATGCTTTTGCAACTCATTTAATCAATCATGGCGCTGACTTACGGGTTGTGCAGATGTTACTCGGACATAGTGATCTCTCCACAACACAAATTTATACACATGTGGCAACTGAACGTCTTAAAGTGCTGCATCAACAACATCATCCTCGCGGATAA
- a CDS encoding toprim domain-containing protein, translating to MKPNGEKKLFSGSQKKGTFITLPELEERPDTVIITEGYATAFTVNQLCKSTVLAALNAGNLHSVAKAVRERWPDTKIIIAADND from the coding sequence ATCAAACCGAATGGCGAGAAAAAACTATTCTCCGGCAGCCAGAAGAAAGGGACTTTTATTACTCTGCCAGAGCTGGAAGAACGCCCCGACACAGTCATCATTACAGAAGGTTACGCCACAGCATTTACGGTTAACCAGCTCTGTAAAAGTACTGTTCTCGCTGCGCTGAATGCAGGCAATTTACATTCTGTTGCCAAAGCCGTTCGGGAGCGCTGGCCGGACACGAAAATTATTATTGCAGCGGATAATGACTGA
- a CDS encoding GNAT family N-acetyltransferase translates to MGNHLHWKKENYRVSTDKSLLDITAIHQFLTFSHWAKGIDLETVRCSIENSLTFGLFYEKVQIGFARFVTDFSTFGYLCDVYVLEEYQKQQLGSWLMTCCQSHPVIQRLRRVMLVTSSAHSLYEKFGYSPVNRENFVWQIFRPDVYEKN, encoded by the coding sequence ATGGGGAACCATCTACATTGGAAGAAAGAAAACTATCGAGTTTCAACAGATAAATCTCTGTTAGATATCACGGCTATTCACCAGTTTCTTACATTTTCCCATTGGGCCAAAGGAATTGATCTCGAAACAGTACGGTGCTCTATTGAAAACAGTCTGACATTCGGATTGTTCTACGAAAAAGTGCAGATAGGGTTTGCCAGATTTGTGACAGATTTTTCAACTTTTGGATACCTGTGCGATGTTTATGTATTGGAAGAATATCAAAAACAGCAGTTAGGAAGCTGGTTAATGACATGCTGCCAATCTCACCCTGTTATTCAACGACTGCGAAGAGTAATGCTGGTGACTTCATCTGCACATTCGTTATACGAAAAGTTTGGCTATTCTCCTGTTAATCGTGAGAATTTTGTCTGGCAAATATTTCGTCCAGATGTTTATGAAAAAAATTGA
- a CDS encoding PfkB family carbohydrate kinase: MSNRETQILKILKRDPFIQQQEIADILGISRSCVAGHIMNLSKKGYIKGKGYILSNDVYAVTIGATNIDITSYTFAKVVYDDSNPGKIISTPGGVGRNIAQNIAALKNESYLISVVGNDQHGKLLSEQTKLSGVNIKYLHKLDDEKTSICNSFIDENGKCIISVNDMSILDKLTPSLLTQSKKLIQNASVLVLDCNLSQESLEWIFSHANNVPIFVDTVSTFKASNIRHWLSYIHTLKPNRSEAKILSGIEIETLEDAAIAASWFHQQGVQRIILSMDAEGVYYSELDNKAGHSRALMSNVVNTNGAGDAMMAGLAHCWLAGMTLEDSVQFSQQCSAFTLSSEDIVIFPNKFKHR, encoded by the coding sequence ATGTCAAATAGGGAAACCCAAATACTGAAAATTTTAAAACGAGACCCTTTTATCCAACAGCAAGAAATTGCAGATATTCTTGGAATTAGTCGCTCGTGTGTTGCAGGGCATATTATGAACCTAAGTAAAAAAGGTTATATCAAAGGGAAAGGTTATATTTTATCCAATGATGTTTATGCTGTTACAATTGGTGCAACTAATATAGATATAACCAGCTATACCTTTGCTAAAGTAGTATATGATGATTCCAACCCAGGGAAAATAATCTCGACCCCCGGTGGGGTCGGGAGAAATATCGCTCAGAATATTGCTGCATTAAAAAATGAAAGTTATTTAATTTCCGTCGTTGGCAACGATCAACATGGCAAGCTTCTGTCAGAACAAACAAAATTATCTGGCGTTAATATTAAATATTTACATAAGCTGGATGATGAAAAAACATCAATCTGCAATTCATTTATTGATGAAAATGGAAAGTGTATCATATCTGTAAATGATATGAGCATTCTGGATAAACTTACTCCCTCGTTACTGACTCAATCTAAAAAACTTATCCAAAATGCCAGTGTATTAGTGCTTGACTGCAATTTATCTCAGGAATCATTGGAATGGATATTCAGCCACGCTAATAATGTTCCGATTTTTGTTGATACCGTTTCCACCTTCAAAGCGTCTAATATCCGCCATTGGCTATCCTATATCCACACTCTGAAACCTAATCGCTCCGAAGCCAAAATACTTAGTGGTATTGAGATTGAAACATTGGAAGACGCAGCCATTGCTGCATCCTGGTTTCATCAACAGGGTGTCCAACGAATAATTTTAAGTATGGATGCAGAAGGTGTGTATTATAGTGAATTAGATAATAAAGCAGGTCATTCACGCGCATTAATGAGTAATGTCGTCAATACAAATGGAGCCGGTGATGCAATGATGGCAGGGCTTGCTCACTGCTGGCTAGCCGGAATGACACTGGAAGATAGTGTTCAATTTTCTCAGCAATGTTCTGCATTCACATTGTCATCAGAAGACATTGTCATCTTTCCCAATAAATTTAAACATCGGTAG
- the prfB gene encoding peptide chain release factor 2 (programmed frameshift), translated as MFEINPVKNHIQNLSERTAVLRGYLDYDAKKERLEEVNAELEQPDVWNEPERAQALGKERSSLEGIVETIDQLEQGLEDVNGLLELAVEADDEETFNEAVAELEQLEEKLGQLEFRRMFSGQYDSANCYLDLQAGSGGTEAQDWASMLMRMYLRWAESKGFKTEIIEESDGDVAGLKSATIKIIGEYAYGWLRTETGVHRLVRKSPFDSGGRRHTSFSSAFIYPEVDDDIDIEINPADLRIDVYRASGAGGQHVNKTESAVRITHIPTGIVTQCQTDRSQHKNKDQAMKQLKAKLYELEMQKKNADKQAMEENKSDIGWGSQIRSYVLDDSRIKDLRTGIETRNTQSVLDGDLDKFIEASLKAGL; from the exons ATGTTTGAAATTAATCCGGTAAAAAACCATATTCAGAACCTGTCTGAGCGGACAGCAGTTCTGAGGGGGTATCTT GACTATGATGCCAAGAAAGAACGTTTAGAAGAAGTCAATGCTGAATTGGAGCAGCCTGATGTCTGGAATGAACCGGAGCGGGCACAGGCGTTGGGTAAAGAACGTTCATCACTGGAAGGCATTGTAGAAACGATTGATCAGCTTGAACAAGGCTTAGAAGATGTAAACGGCTTGTTAGAACTGGCCGTTGAAGCTGATGATGAAGAAACTTTCAATGAAGCGGTAGCTGAATTGGAGCAATTGGAAGAAAAACTGGGCCAGCTTGAATTCCGTCGCATGTTCTCTGGCCAATATGACAGTGCAAACTGTTATTTGGATCTACAGGCAGGTTCTGGTGGTACGGAAGCACAGGACTGGGCGAGTATGTTGATGCGCATGTATCTGCGCTGGGCAGAATCCAAAGGCTTTAAGACTGAAATTATTGAAGAATCTGATGGTGATGTTGCAGGTCTGAAATCCGCTACCATCAAAATTATCGGTGAATATGCCTACGGTTGGTTACGTACAGAAACCGGCGTACATCGTCTGGTACGTAAAAGCCCGTTTGATTCTGGTGGTCGCCGTCATACATCATTCAGCTCAGCCTTTATTTACCCGGAAGTTGATGATGACATTGATATCGAAATCAATCCTGCTGATTTGCGTATCGACGTATACCGTGCCTCTGGTGCGGGTGGTCAGCATGTCAACAAAACCGAATCTGCGGTGCGTATTACTCACATACCGACAGGTATTGTTACTCAGTGCCAGACAGACCGCTCTCAGCATAAAAACAAAGATCAGGCGATGAAACAACTGAAAGCCAAACTGTACGAGCTGGAAATGCAGAAGAAAAATGCTGACAAACAGGCTATGGAAGAGAACAAATCGGATATCGGTTGGGGTAGTCAGATCCGCTCTTATGTTTTGGATGATTCCCGCATTAAAGATTTGCGTACAGGTATCGAAACCCGTAATACGCAGTCTGTGCTGGACGGTGATTTGGACAAATTCATTGAAGCAAGCTTAAAAGCTGGCCTATGA
- a CDS encoding DUF4354 family protein, with the protein MKVSTLVASVALAGFCFTAHASALDNVAVYSTEKSNGSISVGGKNAYTKSFEVAVANLSGKDIDLSKLCLKAYSPDKKEFSLDTVDEDLNQGTLKAGKSVKGIAVFASENDVVHKAALIKISDDCK; encoded by the coding sequence ATGAAGGTTTCCACGCTTGTCGCATCAGTTGCTTTGGCTGGCTTTTGTTTTACTGCACACGCCTCTGCTCTTGATAATGTTGCTGTTTATTCTACGGAGAAATCTAACGGCTCTATATCAGTGGGTGGCAAAAATGCTTACACTAAATCCTTTGAAGTTGCAGTAGCGAACTTATCCGGTAAGGATATTGATTTGTCGAAGCTTTGTCTGAAAGCTTACTCTCCTGACAAAAAAGAATTTAGTCTGGATACAGTTGATGAAGACCTGAATCAAGGCACACTGAAAGCGGGTAAGTCCGTCAAAGGTATTGCTGTGTTTGCTTCTGAAAATGACGTAGTTCATAAAGCCGCTCTTATTAAAATTTCTGACGATTGCAAGTGA
- the recJ gene encoding single-stranded-DNA-specific exonuclease RecJ: MNRKTQLRRRPAADDSHLPDSIHPLLRRLYATRGIRQADELERGAKGLLNYQSLNGIEEAVSLLIAALHQHWRIVIVGDFDADGATSTALSIRALRAMGYRDLDYFVPNRFDDGYGLSVQVVNDVAKKGADLIITVDNGISSHDGVTTAHQHGIKVIVTDHHLPGEILPAADAIINPNLVDCSFPSKALAGVGVAFYLMSALRAELRKIEWFEQQGIPLPNLAELLDLVALGTVADVVPLDTNNRILVYQGLNRIRAGRCCAGIRALLEVSKRESGKLAASDLGFSLGPRLNAAGRLDDMSVGVALLLTDDLVQARQIACELDGLNQTRREIEQGMQQEALQICDQIERTHTELPYGLAIYHPEWHQGVVGILASRIKERFHRPVIAFAPAGDGTLKGSGRSVNGLHMRDALERLDTLYPGLMLKFGGHAMAAGLSIEQDKFDQFQRHFSELLADWLDITQLEGVVWSDGELALKELSLEVAEILRDGGPWGQAFSEPVFDGKFKLLQQRIVGENHLKVMLEPLKGGPMLDGIAFNIDTKFWPDNSVKTVELAYKLDINEFRGNRDIQLLIQHIWPH; the protein is encoded by the coding sequence GTGAATAGAAAAACACAACTCCGCCGCCGTCCAGCGGCGGATGATAGCCACCTTCCCGATAGTATCCATCCGTTATTGCGCCGTTTATATGCTACGCGAGGTATACGCCAGGCTGATGAGTTAGAACGCGGAGCAAAAGGGCTACTCAATTATCAATCTCTCAATGGCATTGAAGAGGCTGTTTCCTTGCTTATCGCAGCATTGCACCAACATTGGCGCATTGTTATTGTCGGTGATTTTGATGCTGATGGAGCAACCAGTACCGCATTAAGCATCCGTGCATTACGTGCAATGGGATATCGTGATCTGGATTATTTTGTGCCTAATCGTTTTGACGATGGTTATGGCTTAAGTGTGCAGGTTGTGAATGATGTCGCCAAAAAAGGGGCTGATCTGATCATTACAGTCGATAATGGGATCTCTTCCCATGATGGTGTTACGACAGCACATCAGCATGGCATTAAAGTGATCGTCACAGATCACCATTTGCCGGGAGAAATACTGCCAGCCGCAGATGCTATCATCAACCCCAATCTGGTGGATTGCTCCTTTCCTTCGAAAGCATTGGCGGGTGTTGGTGTTGCCTTTTACCTGATGTCCGCACTCAGAGCGGAACTACGTAAAATAGAATGGTTTGAGCAACAGGGTATTCCTTTGCCCAATCTGGCAGAATTGCTTGATTTGGTGGCATTGGGAACAGTGGCAGATGTCGTTCCTCTCGATACCAACAACCGTATTCTGGTGTATCAGGGATTGAACCGGATCCGGGCAGGGCGTTGTTGTGCCGGTATTCGTGCATTACTGGAAGTTTCCAAACGGGAATCAGGAAAGCTGGCTGCCAGCGATTTGGGATTCTCTCTTGGCCCGCGGTTAAATGCAGCAGGGCGACTGGATGATATGTCCGTTGGTGTTGCATTGTTGTTGACTGATGATCTTGTACAGGCACGACAGATTGCCTGTGAATTAGATGGATTGAACCAAACCCGCCGTGAAATTGAACAGGGTATGCAGCAGGAAGCCTTGCAGATCTGTGACCAAATTGAACGAACTCATACTGAATTACCTTACGGGCTGGCTATTTATCACCCTGAATGGCATCAGGGAGTTGTGGGCATTTTGGCATCTCGTATTAAAGAGCGTTTTCATCGTCCGGTTATCGCTTTTGCTCCTGCGGGAGACGGAACACTGAAAGGTTCAGGCCGCTCCGTAAATGGACTACATATGCGAGATGCTCTTGAGCGTCTTGATACCTTATATCCGGGTTTAATGCTGAAATTCGGTGGCCATGCCATGGCAGCCGGGTTATCGATTGAGCAGGATAAATTCGACCAGTTTCAGCGCCATTTCTCTGAGTTGTTGGCAGACTGGCTGGATATCACTCAGCTTGAAGGTGTCGTCTGGAGTGATGGTGAGCTGGCATTAAAAGAGCTGTCACTGGAAGTTGCTGAGATCCTGCGGGATGGAGGTCCTTGGGGGCAGGCATTTTCTGAGCCGGTATTTGACGGTAAATTCAAGCTTCTGCAACAGCGGATTGTTGGTGAAAATCATCTGAAAGTCATGCTTGAGCCGTTAAAAGGAGGGCCGATGTTGGATGGTATTGCGTTTAACATCGATACAAAATTCTGGCCAGATAACAGCGTTAAAACGGTGGAACTGGCTTATAAACTGGATATCAACGAATTTCGCGGTAACCGTGATATTCAGCTTTTAATCCAGCACATCTGGCCTCACTGA
- the fldB gene encoding flavodoxin FldB, with the protein MKIGLFYGSTTCYTEMVAEKIRDILGEDLIDLHNVKDCDPKLMEEYSVLIFGIPTWDFGEIQEDWLTIWDQLPSLNLTGKIVAMYGMGDQIDYSEWFLDALGMLYHLLLPAGVQFIGFWPIEGYEFTSPKPLTEDGKQFVGLALDDVNQFEETDERLNQWCMQILAEMEALF; encoded by the coding sequence ATGAAAATTGGTCTCTTTTACGGCTCTACCACTTGCTATACTGAAATGGTAGCAGAAAAAATACGCGATATTCTTGGTGAGGATCTGATTGACCTGCACAACGTCAAAGATTGTGATCCTAAATTGATGGAAGAATATTCTGTCTTGATCTTCGGCATTCCTACATGGGATTTCGGTGAAATACAGGAAGATTGGCTGACCATTTGGGATCAACTTCCATCACTGAATTTGACAGGGAAAATTGTTGCCATGTATGGCATGGGAGATCAAATTGATTACAGCGAATGGTTTCTGGATGCCCTGGGAATGCTGTATCACCTTTTACTTCCTGCAGGCGTACAGTTTATCGGCTTCTGGCCGATTGAAGGTTATGAATTCACCAGTCCAAAGCCACTGACCGAAGATGGCAAGCAGTTTGTCGGCCTTGCTCTGGATGATGTGAACCAGTTTGAAGAGACTGATGAGCGTTTGAATCAATGGTGTATGCAGATATTGGCAGAGATGGAAGCACTATTTTAA
- the dsbC gene encoding bifunctional protein-disulfide isomerase/oxidoreductase DsbC, producing the protein MKKIVFCLSLILTTFANNTFADDSKINDSLSKMGLKAESITPSHITGVSTALTQHGTLYISNDGKYLFQGPLYDLSGKVPKQVINKALVEKLESLKDQMIIYKAPKEKHVVTVFTDITCGYCHKLHENIKEYNDEGITIRYLAFPRNGLQHQSAKDMQSIWCSAKPAKALDDAFKGEKVSPIESCKKDIAKHYELGLQFGVSGTPAMILKDGSMISGFMPPKDLADALAQHAE; encoded by the coding sequence ATGAAGAAGATTGTGTTTTGTCTTTCCTTGATACTAACTACTTTTGCTAACAATACCTTTGCTGACGACAGCAAGATTAATGATTCATTGTCAAAAATGGGGCTTAAGGCAGAAAGCATCACTCCATCGCATATTACCGGGGTAAGTACTGCTTTAACCCAGCACGGAACACTTTATATATCCAATGATGGTAAATATCTGTTCCAGGGGCCACTTTACGATCTCAGTGGAAAAGTACCAAAACAAGTGATTAATAAGGCTTTGGTAGAAAAACTGGAATCTTTGAAAGATCAAATGATCATTTATAAGGCTCCAAAAGAAAAACATGTAGTTACTGTATTTACAGACATTACTTGTGGATATTGCCATAAGTTACATGAAAATATTAAAGAATATAATGATGAGGGAATCACTATCCGTTATCTGGCATTCCCTCGTAATGGCTTGCAACACCAATCAGCGAAAGATATGCAATCTATTTGGTGCAGTGCGAAGCCTGCTAAAGCATTGGATGATGCTTTTAAAGGCGAGAAAGTTTCGCCTATTGAAAGTTGTAAAAAGGATATTGCCAAACATTATGAGCTAGGCTTACAGTTTGGTGTCAGTGGAACACCAGCTATGATACTCAAAGATGGCAGTATGATTAGTGGTTTTATGCCGCCAAAAGATTTAGCTGACGCATTAGCACAGCATGCTGAATAA
- a CDS encoding peptidoglycan recognition protein family protein, translating to MNDDSIGIEVVAGYNKASKSWDQATAQQSESIKKLVSLLKCNYNLDNGDIYEHDKISYKTEGEGANLYSNDI from the coding sequence ATGAATGATGATAGTATAGGAATTGAAGTTGTTGCAGGTTATAATAAGGCATCTAAATCTTGGGATCAAGCCACTGCACAACAAAGTGAATCAATTAAAAAATTAGTTAGCTTATTAAAATGTAATTATAATTTAGATAATGGTGATATATATGAACATGATAAAATATCTTATAAAACAGAAGGCGAAGGTGCTAATCTTTATTCTAATGATATTTAG